In Stenotrophomonas sp. ESTM1D_MKCIP4_1, a single genomic region encodes these proteins:
- the aceF gene encoding dihydrolipoyllysine-residue acetyltransferase: MAEIKEALVPDIGDYSDIPVIEVLVAVGDTVKKDQGLVTLESDKATMEVPSSVAGVVKEIKVKVGDNLSEGKVVALIEVAEGEAAKPAAAAPAPAKAAAPAAATQSAPAPAAAPAAPAASGGAVEALVPDIGDYTDIPVIEVLVAVGDTVKKDQGLVTLESDKATMEVPSSVAGVVKELKVKVGDNLSQGAVVAIIEAEGAAAPAPTKAAAAAAPAAAETATKVEPVAVPAQPDKLAAREIASAGTPSSPPVQFNADGVLPAKVPYATPAVRVFARELGVDLLQISGTEKGGRITKGDVQKFVKAALSGGVPAAGGAAAAAGGGLNLLPWPKVDFSKFGETEVQPLSRIKKISGANLARNWAMIPHVTQFEQADITDLEGLRVALNKENEKAGIKLTMLAFLIKASAAALKKFPEFNASLDASGENLTLKKYFHIGFAADTPNGLVVPVIRDVDKKGVVQIAQETGELAKKARDGKLGPADMSGGCFSISSLGGIGGTAFTPIVNAPEVAILGVSKSSIQPVWNGKEFAPKLMLPLSLSYDHRVIDGALAARFTTYLSQVLADMRRVLL; encoded by the coding sequence ATGGCCGAAATCAAGGAAGCACTTGTCCCCGATATCGGTGACTACAGCGATATCCCGGTAATCGAGGTGCTTGTCGCCGTCGGCGACACGGTCAAGAAGGACCAGGGCCTGGTGACGCTGGAAAGCGACAAGGCCACCATGGAAGTGCCGTCCTCGGTCGCCGGTGTGGTCAAGGAAATCAAGGTCAAGGTCGGCGACAACCTCTCCGAGGGCAAGGTCGTGGCCCTGATCGAAGTGGCCGAAGGCGAAGCCGCCAAGCCGGCCGCTGCAGCCCCGGCCCCGGCCAAGGCTGCCGCTCCGGCCGCCGCCACCCAGAGCGCCCCGGCCCCGGCCGCAGCACCGGCAGCACCGGCCGCCAGCGGCGGTGCCGTTGAAGCCCTGGTGCCGGACATCGGCGATTACACCGACATCCCGGTCATCGAAGTGCTGGTCGCCGTTGGCGATACGGTCAAGAAGGACCAGGGCCTGGTCACGCTGGAAAGCGACAAGGCCACGATGGAAGTGCCGTCCTCGGTCGCTGGCGTGGTCAAGGAACTGAAGGTCAAGGTCGGCGACAACCTGTCGCAGGGCGCCGTGGTTGCCATCATCGAGGCCGAGGGCGCTGCTGCCCCGGCCCCGACCAAGGCTGCCGCTGCCGCCGCTCCGGCCGCTGCCGAGACCGCCACCAAGGTCGAGCCGGTAGCCGTTCCGGCCCAGCCGGACAAGCTGGCTGCCCGCGAGATCGCCTCGGCCGGCACCCCGTCCAGCCCGCCGGTGCAGTTCAACGCCGATGGCGTGCTGCCGGCCAAGGTGCCGTATGCCACCCCGGCCGTGCGCGTGTTCGCCCGCGAACTGGGTGTGGACCTGCTGCAGATCAGCGGCACCGAGAAGGGCGGCCGCATCACCAAGGGTGACGTGCAGAAGTTCGTCAAGGCTGCCCTCAGCGGTGGCGTCCCGGCGGCCGGCGGTGCTGCCGCCGCTGCCGGTGGTGGCCTGAACCTGCTGCCGTGGCCGAAGGTCGACTTCAGCAAGTTCGGCGAAACCGAAGTGCAGCCGCTGTCGCGCATCAAGAAGATTTCCGGCGCGAACCTGGCCCGCAACTGGGCGATGATCCCGCACGTCACCCAGTTCGAGCAGGCCGACATCACCGACCTGGAAGGCCTGCGCGTGGCGCTGAACAAGGAAAACGAGAAGGCCGGCATCAAGCTGACCATGCTCGCCTTCCTGATCAAGGCCAGCGCCGCAGCGCTGAAGAAGTTCCCGGAATTCAACGCCTCGCTCGATGCCAGCGGTGAAAACCTGACCCTGAAGAAGTACTTCCACATCGGCTTTGCCGCCGATACGCCGAACGGCCTGGTCGTGCCGGTCATCCGCGACGTGGACAAGAAGGGCGTGGTGCAGATCGCGCAGGAAACCGGCGAACTGGCCAAGAAGGCGCGCGACGGCAAGCTGGGCCCGGCCGACATGAGCGGCGGCTGCTTCTCGATCAGCTCGCTGGGCGGCATCGGCGGCACCGCGTTCACCCCCATCGTCAATGCACCGGAAGTGGCCATCCTGGGCGTGTCCAAGTCCTCCATCCAGCCGGTCTGGAATGGCAAGGAATTCGCACCGAAGCTGATGCTGCCGCTGTCGCTGAGCTACGACCACCGCGTCATCGATGGCGCCCTGGCCGCACGCTTCACCACGTACCTGTCGCAGGTACTGGCCGACATGCGTCGCGTGCTGCTGTAA
- a CDS encoding MetQ/NlpA family ABC transporter substrate-binding protein, with protein sequence MKKTLLLPLFAAALALTACGKSGEPSQKLVVAATAVPHAEILDVVKPILKAEGVDLDVRVFNDYVQPNDQLVQKQVDANYFQTEPYLDAYNRDRKTDLTKVIGVHIEPFGAYSRKVKSLAELREGADVVIPNDPSNNSRALILLHKAGVIELKDPSNALSTQRDIIANPKNLKFRELDSAMLPRVLDQVDLALINTNYALDAGLNPTQDALAIESKDSPYVNFLVARPDNKDDARVQKLAKALTSPQVKTFIETKYKGAVLPAF encoded by the coding sequence ATGAAGAAGACCCTGTTGCTGCCCCTGTTCGCCGCTGCGCTGGCCCTGACCGCCTGCGGCAAGTCCGGCGAGCCCTCGCAGAAGCTGGTGGTGGCCGCCACTGCCGTGCCGCACGCGGAGATTCTCGACGTGGTCAAGCCGATCCTCAAGGCCGAAGGCGTTGATCTGGACGTGCGCGTGTTCAACGACTACGTGCAGCCCAACGACCAGCTGGTGCAGAAGCAGGTGGACGCCAATTACTTCCAGACCGAGCCTTACCTGGATGCCTACAACCGCGACCGCAAGACCGACCTGACCAAGGTGATCGGCGTGCACATCGAACCTTTCGGTGCGTACTCGCGCAAGGTGAAGTCGCTGGCCGAACTGCGCGAAGGCGCCGACGTGGTCATTCCCAACGACCCGAGCAACAACAGCCGCGCGCTGATCCTGCTGCACAAGGCCGGCGTGATCGAGCTGAAGGACCCCAGCAATGCGCTGTCGACCCAGCGCGACATCATTGCCAACCCGAAGAACCTGAAGTTCCGCGAGCTGGATTCGGCGATGCTGCCGCGTGTGCTGGACCAGGTCGACTTGGCCCTGATCAACACCAACTACGCACTGGACGCCGGCCTGAACCCGACCCAGGATGCGCTGGCGATCGAGAGCAAGGATTCGCCGTACGTGAACTTCCTGGTGGCGCGCCCGGACAACAAGGACGACGCCCGCGTGCAGAAGCTGGCCAAGGCCCTGACCAGCCCGCAGGTGAAGACCTTCATCGAAACCAAGTACAAGGGCGCCGTGCTGCCTGCATTCTGA
- the lpdA gene encoding dihydrolipoyl dehydrogenase: protein MATIEVKVPDIGDYSDVPVIEVLVAVGDTVKKDQGLVTLESDKATLEVPSSAAGVVKEIKVKLGDTLSEGAVVVVLDAEGAAEAPAKAAAPAPAAAAPASKPPVTPSHRAPAEPAAPKPALSSGKPADIECEMVVLGSGPGGYTAAFRAADVGLDTVLVERYASLGGVCLNVGCIPSKALLHAAAVIDEVAHAGDFGVEFGKPTITLDKLRQYKEKVVNQLTKGLAGMAKQRKVRNVQGVGRFVSANELEITAADGSTQLLRFQKCIIAAGSQAVKLPNFPWDDKRVMDSTDALELAEVPGSLLVVGGGIIGLEMATVYGALGSKVTVVEFMDQLMPGADKDLVKPLADRLKKQGIEVHLKTKASGVTADAKGITVTFEAAEEGQAPALAQGTFDRVLVAVGRSPNGKKIDAEKAGVQVTDRGFIPVDRQMRTNVPHIFAIGDIVGNPMLAHKATHEGKLAAEVAAGHKKEWVARVIPSVAYTNPEIAWVGVTETEAKAKGLKVGVAKFPWAASGRAIGIGRTEGFTKLIFDEETHRIIGGAIVGVHAGDLLAEIGLAIEMGAEAEDIGHTIHAHPTLSESVAMASEIYDGTITDLYMPKKK from the coding sequence ATGGCCACGATTGAAGTCAAGGTTCCCGACATCGGCGATTACAGCGATGTGCCGGTGATCGAAGTGTTGGTCGCCGTCGGCGACACGGTGAAGAAGGACCAGGGCCTGGTGACCCTGGAATCGGACAAGGCCACGCTGGAAGTGCCGTCCTCGGCCGCCGGCGTCGTCAAGGAAATCAAGGTCAAGCTGGGCGACACGCTGTCCGAAGGCGCCGTGGTCGTGGTGCTGGACGCTGAAGGCGCTGCCGAAGCCCCGGCCAAGGCAGCTGCCCCGGCCCCGGCGGCGGCCGCCCCGGCCAGCAAGCCGCCGGTCACCCCGTCGCACCGCGCCCCGGCCGAACCGGCCGCACCGAAGCCGGCGCTGTCCAGCGGCAAGCCGGCCGATATCGAATGCGAAATGGTCGTGTTGGGCTCGGGCCCGGGCGGCTACACCGCCGCCTTCCGCGCCGCCGACGTCGGCCTGGATACCGTGCTGGTCGAGCGTTACGCCAGCCTCGGCGGCGTCTGCCTCAACGTGGGCTGCATTCCGTCCAAGGCCCTGCTGCATGCCGCCGCGGTCATCGACGAAGTGGCCCATGCCGGTGATTTCGGCGTGGAGTTCGGCAAGCCGACCATCACCCTGGACAAGCTGCGCCAGTACAAGGAAAAGGTCGTCAACCAGCTGACCAAGGGCCTGGCCGGCATGGCCAAGCAGCGCAAGGTCCGCAACGTGCAGGGCGTGGGCAGGTTCGTTTCCGCCAATGAGCTGGAAATCACCGCCGCTGACGGCAGCACCCAGCTGCTGCGCTTCCAGAAGTGCATCATCGCCGCCGGTTCGCAGGCGGTGAAGCTGCCGAACTTCCCGTGGGACGACAAGCGCGTGATGGATTCCACCGATGCGTTGGAGCTGGCCGAAGTGCCGGGCTCGCTGCTGGTCGTCGGTGGCGGCATCATCGGCCTGGAAATGGCCACCGTGTATGGCGCGCTGGGCAGCAAGGTCACCGTGGTCGAGTTCATGGACCAGCTGATGCCGGGTGCCGACAAGGATCTGGTCAAGCCGCTGGCTGACCGCCTGAAGAAGCAGGGCATCGAAGTGCACCTGAAGACCAAGGCGTCGGGCGTCACCGCCGATGCCAAGGGCATCACGGTCACCTTCGAGGCCGCCGAAGAGGGCCAGGCGCCGGCATTGGCGCAGGGTACCTTCGACCGCGTGCTGGTGGCCGTGGGCCGCTCGCCGAATGGCAAGAAGATCGACGCCGAGAAGGCCGGCGTGCAGGTCACCGACCGTGGTTTCATTCCGGTCGACCGGCAGATGCGCACCAACGTGCCGCACATCTTCGCCATCGGTGACATCGTCGGTAACCCGATGCTGGCCCACAAGGCCACGCACGAAGGCAAGCTGGCCGCCGAAGTGGCTGCCGGCCACAAGAAGGAATGGGTCGCCCGCGTGATTCCGTCGGTGGCTTACACCAACCCGGAAATCGCCTGGGTGGGCGTGACCGAAACCGAAGCCAAGGCCAAGGGCCTGAAGGTCGGCGTGGCCAAGTTCCCGTGGGCCGCCAGCGGCCGCGCGATCGGCATTGGCCGTACCGAAGGCTTCACCAAGCTGATCTTCGACGAAGAGACCCACCGCATCATCGGTGGTGCCATCGTCGGCGTGCATGCCGGTGACCTGCTGGCCGAGATCGGCCTGGCCATCGAGATGGGTGCCGAAGCCGAAGATATCGGCCACACCATCCACGCCCACCCGACGCTGAGCGAATCGGTGGCGATGGCCTCGGAAATCTACGACGGCACGATCACCGATCTGTACATGCCGAAGAAGAAGTAA
- the glpD gene encoding glycerol-3-phosphate dehydrogenase, whose amino-acid sequence MHEVDLLVIGGGINGAGIARDASGRGLQVLLCEQHDLAAHTSSASSKLIHGGLRYLEKREFGLVRKALGEREIVRRQAPFLVHPLRFVLPWEPHLRPRWMLRLGLWLYDHLGQRSAAFPASRSLQLHGDALGTWLAPHLQDAFSYADAQVDDARLVVLNALDAAQRGARILTDTRCTGVEQAPGHWLATLEGGDGEVCRVQAKAVINAAGPWAGGLLQRMQPGDGAPALRLVQGSHIVLRRPWPEHSACLLQQPDGRVVFLLPFAHDHLLVGTTDTDYRGDPARCSVLPSEVDYLCEAANRYLREPISAGDVVWQFAGVRPLLAASDPQAATLSRDYRLQLQGGGAPAVHVLGGKLTTYRVLAEEALDLLRTQLPHIGPAWTAHGAALPGSDWGDADAARGRLQDLAPWLPAALARRWAAAYGSRSVALLDDATTLSDLGEDFGAGLHAREVAWLQQHEWARSAEDVLWRRSKLGLRLDPTQVARLQAWMQGRIPFQRKGL is encoded by the coding sequence ATGCACGAAGTAGATCTGCTGGTCATCGGCGGTGGCATCAACGGCGCCGGTATCGCTCGCGACGCCAGCGGCCGCGGGCTGCAGGTGCTGCTGTGCGAACAGCATGACCTGGCCGCACATACCTCCAGCGCCAGCAGCAAGCTGATACACGGGGGTCTGCGCTATCTGGAAAAGCGCGAGTTCGGCCTGGTACGCAAGGCCCTGGGCGAGCGCGAGATCGTGCGCCGGCAAGCGCCCTTCCTGGTCCACCCGCTGCGCTTCGTGCTGCCCTGGGAGCCGCACCTGCGCCCACGCTGGATGCTGCGGTTGGGCCTGTGGCTGTACGACCATCTGGGCCAGCGCAGCGCCGCCTTCCCCGCCTCGCGCTCGCTGCAGCTGCACGGCGATGCGCTTGGCACGTGGCTGGCGCCGCACCTGCAGGATGCCTTCAGCTATGCCGATGCCCAGGTGGACGACGCCCGCTTGGTGGTGCTCAATGCACTCGATGCCGCCCAGCGCGGCGCGCGCATCCTCACCGATACACGCTGCACGGGTGTGGAACAGGCGCCTGGCCATTGGCTGGCGACGCTGGAAGGCGGCGACGGTGAGGTCTGCAGGGTGCAGGCCAAGGCCGTGATCAATGCCGCAGGGCCTTGGGCCGGTGGCCTGCTGCAGCGCATGCAGCCGGGCGATGGCGCACCTGCGCTGCGCTTGGTGCAGGGCAGCCACATCGTGCTTCGCCGGCCCTGGCCCGAGCACAGCGCCTGCCTGCTGCAGCAGCCGGACGGGCGCGTGGTGTTCCTGCTGCCCTTCGCCCATGACCACCTGCTGGTGGGGACCACCGATACCGACTACCGCGGGGACCCGGCGCGCTGCAGCGTCCTGCCTTCGGAAGTGGACTACCTGTGCGAGGCCGCCAACCGCTATTTGCGCGAACCGATCAGCGCCGGCGATGTGGTCTGGCAGTTCGCCGGGGTGCGCCCGCTGCTGGCCGCCTCCGATCCGCAGGCGGCAACGCTGAGCCGCGATTATCGACTGCAGTTGCAGGGCGGCGGCGCACCGGCCGTGCACGTACTGGGTGGCAAGCTGACCACCTACCGGGTACTGGCCGAGGAAGCCCTGGATCTGCTGCGCACGCAGCTGCCGCACATTGGCCCGGCGTGGACGGCGCACGGCGCTGCCCTGCCCGGCAGCGACTGGGGCGATGCAGATGCAGCGCGCGGGCGGCTGCAGGATCTCGCCCCCTGGCTGCCCGCCGCACTGGCCCGGCGCTGGGCAGCGGCTTACGGCAGCCGCAGCGTGGCACTGCTCGACGACGCGACGACGCTGTCCGATCTGGGCGAAGACTTCGGCGCTGGCCTGCATGCGCGCGAAGTCGCATGGCTGCAGCAGCACGAATGGGCACGCAGCGCCGAAGACGTGCTGTGGCGACGCAGCAAGCTGGGCCTGCGCCTGGACCCGACGCAGGTGGCACGCCTGCAGGCATGGATGCAGGGTCGGATCCCTTTCCAACGGAAAGGGCTCTGA
- the glpK gene encoding glycerol kinase GlpK encodes MTPRYVLAIDQGTTSSRAILFDRAGNIVGSAQREFSQLFPQPGWVEHDPREILSSVYATITELLSREQIDPRQIAALGITNQRETTVVWDRATGQPIHNAIVWQSRQSQAICERLRAEGHEALIRERTGLLIDAYFSATKVRWILDHVDGAQQRAERGELLFGTIDSWLVWNLSGGQAHVTDYSNAARTLLFNIHTLQWDDDLLALLDIPRAMLPSVRDSSAVYAHTRPQFFFDHPIPIAGIAGDQQAALFGQACFQPGMVKNTYGTGCFMLMHTGTEAVRSRNGLLTTIAWGIGGRVEYALEGSIFIAGSVVQWLRDELRMIDRASDSQALAAKVDDSGGAYLVPAFVGLGAPYWRSDVRGAMFGLTRGTSKAHFVRAALEAMAYQTRDVLDAMQSDAGIALSELRADGGAISNDFLAGFQADILGVPLLRPRLTETTALGAAYLAGLAVGFWESREQIAAQWGLDRRFEPQMDTTRREKLYAGWQQAVAATLAFHVD; translated from the coding sequence ATGACGCCCCGCTACGTGCTGGCCATCGACCAGGGCACCACCAGTTCGCGCGCGATCCTCTTCGACCGGGCCGGCAACATCGTCGGCAGCGCGCAGCGTGAGTTCAGCCAGTTGTTCCCGCAGCCGGGCTGGGTGGAACATGACCCGCGCGAGATCCTCTCCAGCGTCTACGCCACAATCACCGAACTGCTCAGCCGCGAGCAGATCGACCCGCGCCAGATTGCCGCGCTGGGCATCACCAACCAGCGCGAAACCACCGTGGTGTGGGACCGCGCCACCGGCCAGCCGATCCACAATGCCATCGTCTGGCAATCACGACAGAGCCAGGCCATCTGCGAACGGCTGCGCGCCGAGGGCCACGAAGCGCTGATACGCGAACGCACCGGCCTGCTCATCGATGCCTACTTTTCGGCCACGAAGGTGCGCTGGATCCTCGACCACGTGGACGGTGCGCAGCAGCGCGCCGAACGTGGCGAACTGCTGTTCGGCACCATCGACAGCTGGCTGGTCTGGAACCTCAGCGGTGGCCAGGCCCACGTGACCGACTACAGCAATGCCGCACGCACGCTGCTGTTCAACATCCACACCCTGCAATGGGATGACGACCTGCTGGCGCTGCTGGACATCCCGCGCGCAATGCTGCCCAGCGTGCGCGATTCCAGTGCGGTGTATGCGCATACGCGGCCGCAGTTTTTCTTCGATCATCCGATACCGATCGCCGGCATCGCCGGGGACCAGCAGGCGGCGCTGTTCGGCCAGGCCTGCTTCCAGCCCGGCATGGTCAAGAACACCTATGGCACCGGCTGTTTCATGCTGATGCACACGGGAACGGAGGCGGTGCGTTCGCGCAATGGCCTGCTGACCACCATCGCCTGGGGCATCGGTGGGCGGGTGGAATATGCACTGGAAGGGTCGATCTTCATCGCCGGTTCGGTGGTGCAGTGGCTGCGCGACGAACTGCGCATGATCGACCGCGCCAGCGACAGCCAGGCGCTGGCAGCGAAGGTGGACGACAGCGGCGGTGCCTATCTGGTACCGGCCTTTGTCGGCCTGGGTGCCCCGTACTGGCGCAGCGACGTGCGCGGGGCGATGTTCGGCCTGACCCGTGGCACCAGCAAGGCCCACTTCGTGCGCGCCGCGCTGGAGGCGATGGCCTACCAGACCCGGGACGTGCTCGATGCGATGCAGTCGGATGCGGGCATTGCCCTGAGCGAACTGCGTGCCGACGGCGGTGCGATCAGCAACGACTTCCTGGCCGGGTTCCAGGCCGACATTCTCGGCGTGCCACTGCTGCGGCCGCGCCTGACCGAAACCACGGCACTCGGCGCGGCCTATCTGGCCGGGCTGGCGGTGGGGTTCTGGGAAAGCCGCGAACAGATTGCCGCGCAGTGGGGCCTGGACCGCCGCTTCGAGCCGCAGATGGATACAACGCGGCGCGAGAAACTGTATGCCGGGTGGCAGCAGGCCGTGGCAGCCACCCTCGCCTTCCACGTCGATTGA
- the atpE gene encoding F0F1 ATP synthase subunit C, whose amino-acid sequence MYFAVLTNFAQIQSSTALAVGIMIGLAALGAGLGLAIMAGKFLESAARQPELIPVLQVRMFITAGLIDAAFIISVAVGLLLAFANPLSAAFAGAVTKALAG is encoded by the coding sequence ATGTACTTCGCCGTCCTGACCAACTTCGCGCAGATTCAGAGCTCCACCGCCCTTGCCGTCGGCATCATGATCGGCCTGGCCGCGCTGGGCGCCGGTCTGGGTCTGGCCATCATGGCTGGTAAGTTCCTGGAGTCGGCCGCCCGCCAGCCGGAACTGATCCCGGTCCTGCAGGTCCGCATGTTCATCACCGCCGGCCTGATCGACGCCGCGTTCATCATCTCGGTCGCTGTCGGCCTGCTGCTGGCCTTCGCCAACCCGCTGTCGGCCGCCTTCGCTGGCGCCGTCACCAAGGCTCTGGCCGGCTGA
- a CDS encoding DNA-deoxyinosine glycosylase: MSSDAFCTGLPAQVDVDCRVLVLGSMPGVASLQEQQYYAHPRNRFWPLMGDLCGFDPSLPYAARLRALAAAGVGVWDVIGQCQRRGSLDAGIVRGSEVPNPLPALIAGLPRLRLVACNGGAAWQALQRWVVPDLAAAPPLLALPSTSPANAAWSLPRLRQAWQPLADALAT; the protein is encoded by the coding sequence GTGAGCAGCGATGCGTTCTGCACGGGGCTGCCCGCGCAGGTGGACGTCGATTGCCGCGTGCTTGTGCTTGGCTCGATGCCGGGTGTGGCATCGCTGCAGGAACAGCAGTACTACGCGCATCCGCGCAACCGTTTCTGGCCGCTGATGGGAGATCTGTGCGGGTTCGATCCATCCCTGCCGTACGCGGCGCGGCTGCGCGCGCTGGCCGCGGCCGGCGTGGGTGTGTGGGATGTGATTGGCCAGTGCCAGCGGCGCGGCAGCCTGGATGCGGGCATCGTGCGCGGATCGGAAGTGCCCAATCCGCTGCCGGCACTGATCGCCGGCCTGCCACGGCTGCGCCTGGTGGCCTGCAACGGTGGTGCGGCGTGGCAGGCGCTGCAGCGCTGGGTTGTGCCGGATCTGGCGGCAGCGCCGCCACTGCTCGCACTGCCCTCCACCAGCCCTGCAAACGCCGCGTGGTCCTTGCCGCGCCTGCGCCAGGCCTGGCAGCCGCTGGCTGACGCGCTGGCGACATGA
- the atpB gene encoding F0F1 ATP synthase subunit A, whose amino-acid sequence MAGEALTPTSYIQHHLQNLTAPVGNGEGMFWHIHVDTFLTAVLMGLVIVVAFWMGTRKATAGVPGKWQAFVEICLEFVDRQAKDTYHGKSKLVTPIAITIFFWILLMNLLKMIPADFIAKPLEMAGIHYWKPVPTADVNATLGMAFSVFFLMLFFALRAKGLGGFIKEFLTAPFGKWMMPFNLILNIVEWLSKPISLAMRLFGNMFGGEIVFLLIWVLGGAGFFGAIAGGAFGLGWMLFHLLVIPLQAFIFMMLSIVYLSLSEDAH is encoded by the coding sequence ATGGCGGGCGAGGCTCTAACCCCTACCAGCTACATCCAGCATCACCTGCAGAACCTGACCGCACCGGTCGGCAACGGCGAAGGGATGTTCTGGCACATCCACGTCGATACCTTCCTCACCGCCGTCCTGATGGGCCTGGTGATCGTGGTCGCGTTCTGGATGGGTACCCGCAAGGCCACCGCCGGTGTGCCGGGCAAGTGGCAGGCCTTCGTGGAAATCTGCCTGGAGTTCGTTGACCGCCAGGCCAAGGACACCTACCACGGCAAGAGCAAGCTGGTCACGCCGATCGCCATCACCATCTTCTTCTGGATTCTGCTGATGAATCTGCTGAAGATGATCCCGGCCGATTTCATCGCCAAGCCGCTGGAGATGGCCGGTATCCACTACTGGAAGCCGGTGCCGACCGCTGACGTCAACGCCACCTTGGGCATGGCCTTCAGCGTGTTCTTCCTGATGCTGTTCTTCGCCCTGCGTGCGAAGGGTCTGGGCGGTTTCATCAAGGAATTCCTGACGGCGCCGTTCGGCAAGTGGATGATGCCGTTCAACCTGATCCTCAACATCGTCGAGTGGCTGAGCAAGCCGATCTCGCTGGCGATGCGACTGTTCGGCAACATGTTCGGCGGCGAAATCGTGTTCCTGCTGATCTGGGTGCTGGGTGGTGCCGGTTTCTTCGGTGCCATTGCCGGTGGTGCATTCGGTCTGGGCTGGATGCTGTTCCACCTGCTGGTGATCCCGCTGCAGGCCTTCATCTTCATGATGCTGTCGATCGTGTACCTGAGCCTGTCGGAAGACGCTCACTAA
- a CDS encoding OmpW family outer membrane protein, with product MRSIRILTLALLTSAAFAPAAFAQDSSTADTASGKHFAVVGGVSLLQPKNDPIDGIKKVDGGPAPTVSFSYYVNDNWAVELWGAADKFDHRVKGPGNARLGSVEQQPVALSGQYHFGQADNVFRPFVGVGYFQSSFSNENFAGGDDIRLKDAKGAIGTVGVDMNINSTWFARADARYMHSRPDLKVAGQKVGEAKLDPWTVGFGIGARF from the coding sequence ATGCGTTCCATCCGTATTCTGACCCTCGCCCTGCTGACCTCCGCTGCCTTCGCACCTGCTGCCTTCGCGCAGGACAGCAGCACCGCTGACACCGCCTCGGGCAAGCATTTTGCCGTGGTTGGCGGCGTGTCGCTGCTGCAGCCGAAGAACGACCCCATCGACGGCATCAAGAAGGTCGATGGCGGCCCGGCGCCGACCGTCAGCTTCAGCTACTACGTCAACGACAACTGGGCCGTTGAACTGTGGGGCGCGGCCGACAAGTTCGACCACCGCGTCAAGGGTCCGGGCAACGCACGCCTGGGCAGCGTCGAGCAGCAGCCGGTGGCCCTGAGCGGCCAGTACCACTTCGGCCAGGCCGACAACGTGTTCCGTCCGTTCGTGGGCGTGGGCTACTTCCAGTCGTCCTTCAGCAACGAGAACTTCGCCGGCGGCGATGACATCCGCCTGAAGGATGCCAAGGGCGCCATCGGCACAGTGGGTGTGGACATGAACATCAACTCCACCTGGTTTGCCCGCGCCGATGCCCGCTACATGCACTCGCGCCCGGACCTGAAGGTGGCCGGCCAGAAGGTCGGCGAAGCCAAGCTTGATCCGTGGACCGTGGGCTTCGGCATCGGCGCCCGCTTCTAA
- a CDS encoding F0F1 ATP synthase subunit B, which yields MNINFTLLAQALAFAGLIWIIATKIWPPLMNAIEERQQKIAEGLAAADRSQKDLAQAQEKVNEALKEARTKANEIIDQAHARANQIVDAARNEAITEATRQKELAQAEIDAAANRAREDLRKQVSALAVTGAEKLLKREIDANAHKALLDELASEI from the coding sequence ATGAATATCAATTTCACCCTTCTTGCGCAGGCGCTCGCCTTCGCTGGTCTGATCTGGATCATCGCGACCAAGATCTGGCCGCCGCTGATGAACGCGATCGAAGAGCGCCAGCAGAAGATCGCTGAAGGCCTCGCTGCTGCCGACCGCAGCCAGAAAGATCTGGCCCAGGCGCAGGAGAAGGTCAACGAAGCGCTGAAAGAAGCACGCACCAAGGCCAACGAGATCATCGACCAGGCCCACGCGCGCGCCAACCAGATCGTTGATGCTGCCCGTAACGAAGCGATCACCGAAGCCACCCGTCAGAAGGAACTGGCCCAGGCTGAAATCGACGCCGCCGCCAACCGTGCCCGTGAAGATCTGCGCAAGCAGGTGTCCGCGCTGGCCGTGACCGGTGCCGAAAAGCTGCTCAAGCGCGAAATCGACGCCAACGCCCACAAGGCGCTGCTCGACGAGCTGGCCTCGGAGATCTAA